The following proteins are encoded in a genomic region of Primulina huaijiensis isolate GDHJ02 chromosome 3, ASM1229523v2, whole genome shotgun sequence:
- the LOC140972821 gene encoding probable xyloglucan endotransglucosylase/hydrolase protein 30 produces MNEFHCSVYFFLVLHVLCVGFVAAAFNVSTIPFERGFTSLFGESNIIRSADDRSVQLHLNQFTGSGFKSSDLYNHGFFSAKIKLPSDYTAGIVVAFYTTNGDIFRKTHDELDFEFLGNIKGKAWRFQTNMYGNGSTDRGREERYYLWFDPCKEFHRYSILWTTNKIIFYIDDVPIREMVRQEAMGGDFPSKPMGLYATIWDGSDWATSGGKYRANYKYAPFVAEFTDLVLQGCSSDPLEEMIDTGCAEKDSQLGTADFANITPKQRLSMRRFRSKYVYYSYCYDIVRYPVAPPECDVDPAERRRYKDNGRLKFDKFHRRSYKRRGEILKAKRYDQNEDDQD; encoded by the exons ATGAATGAGTTCCACTGTTCTGTGTATTTCTTCCTTGTTCTTCATGTATTATGTGTAGGCTTCGTTGCAGCAGCCTTCAACGTATCCACCATCCCATTCGAAAGAGGCTTCACTAGTTTATTCGGCGAATCGAATATCATCCGCTCCGCCGATGATCGGTCTGTTCAACTTCACCTCAACCAATTCACAG GCTCGGGATTTAAATCCTCCGACCTCTACAACCATGGTTTCTTCAGCGCTAAAATCAAGCTTCCATCCGATTACACCGCGGGAATCGTGGTCGCGTTCTAT ACGACAAATGGAGATATATTTCGAAAGACGCACGACGAATTGGACTTCGAGTTCTTGGGGAATATCAAAGGAAAAGCGTGGAGGTTTCAGACAAATATGTATGGAAACGGAAGCACGGATAGAGGAAGAGAAGAAAGATACTACCTCTGGTTTGATCCTTGTAAAGAATTCCATCGTTACAGCATACTATGGACCACAAACAAAATCAT ATTTTATATAGACGATGTGCCAATCCGGGAAATGGTACGCCAAGAAGCCATGGGAGGTGATTTCCCGTCGAAGCCTATGGGATTATATGCAACCATTTGGGATGGTTCCGACTGGGCTACTTCCGGCGGCAAGTACAGAGCTAATTACAAGTACGCGCCATTCGTGGCTGAATTCACCGACCTCGTTCTCCAGGGATGCTCGTCGGATCCACTAGAAGAGATGATCGACACGGGCTGTGCTGAAAAAGATAGCCAACTTGGTACTGCTGATTTTGCAAATATAACCCCGAAACAGAGGTTGTCTATGAGAAGATTTAGGAGTAAATATGTGTATTACTCGTACTGTTACGACATAGTGAGGTATCCCGTGGCACCTCCGGAGTGTGACGTTGATCCGGCGGAGAGGCGGCGGTACAAGGATAATGGACGGTTGAAGTTCGACAAATTTCATAGGAGGAGTTACAAGAGGAGAGGTGAGATTTTGAAAGCTAAGCGATATGATCAAAATGAAGACGACCAAGACTGA
- the LOC140972820 gene encoding uncharacterized protein, with amino-acid sequence MGQILEKFKGEDWKERQIRSISNRVFDRVNQDSDRATLTFEELYIAVLLVYNDINKRLPGSHFDPPTKEQVKSLILESDMNLDGELDRVEFVNFILHITRDTFVTVSWGLIISLVAAPTLALLTKRTTENVPGVGKVVQKIPNSVYASLVTLVVVALQQNAEKV; translated from the exons ATGGGACAGATTCTTGAAAAATTCAA AGGAGAGGATTGGAAAGAAAGGCAGATACGCTCTATATCCAACAGAGTTTTTGATCGTGTGAACCAAGATTCCGATAGGGCTACTCTGACGTTTGAGGAGCTTTATATTGCTGTGTTACTCGTATATAA TGACATTAATAAGCGTTTGCCTGGTTCGCATTTCGACCCCCCGACAAAGGAACAAGTAAAAAGTCTGATTCTG GAGAGTGATATGAATCTTGATGGTGAACTCGACCGTGTGGAATTTGTGAATTTCATCCTGCATATAACAAGAGATACATTTGTGACAGTGAGCTGGGGATTGATCATTAGTTTGGTTGCAGCTCCAACTTTGGCTTTGTTAACTAAAAGGACAACAGAGAATGTCCCCGGTGTCGGCAAGGTGGTGCAGAAAATACCCAATTCTGTCTACGCGTCACTCGTGACACTTGTGGTTGTTGCATTGCAACAAAATGCAGAGAAGGTGTAA